The following proteins come from a genomic window of Mariniflexile sp. TRM1-10:
- a CDS encoding conjugal transfer protein TraD, which translates to METVIVICLLIVIVLLLQDKIVVLKRTEQKQSQEKINPNLPDIMGQPKPVRSLSVPRQVTESQKKEQEPQKDNFDSDIDDKKVNMQIPQEELDEVFRNIPDLEQEEEEWNREGISGEHEHDGFAQGVTFEELSTVGMLLQKEKLEPSQKETAVTIVQKIQGTELFSLLENSMESASRKIAELLDDSLSSETDTSSSNLRKNDLEEFDIGEFV; encoded by the coding sequence ATGGAAACAGTAATAGTCATCTGCCTGTTGATTGTCATTGTCCTGCTATTGCAGGACAAGATTGTTGTCCTTAAAAGGACTGAACAAAAGCAATCGCAGGAAAAAATAAATCCAAACCTGCCTGATATTATGGGGCAACCCAAGCCTGTAAGAAGCCTTTCAGTGCCAAGACAGGTCACTGAAAGTCAAAAGAAAGAACAGGAACCACAAAAGGATAATTTTGATTCAGATATTGATGACAAGAAAGTCAATATGCAAATTCCGCAGGAAGAGCTGGACGAAGTTTTCAGAAATATACCTGATTTAGAACAAGAGGAAGAAGAATGGAACAGGGAGGGAATATCTGGTGAGCATGAGCATGACGGTTTTGCCCAAGGGGTTACCTTTGAAGAACTAAGCACCGTGGGGATGTTGCTACAAAAAGAAAAATTGGAGCCCTCCCAAAAGGAAACAGCGGTTACTATTGTTCAGAAAATACAAGGAACCGAATTATTTAGCTTACTGGAAAATTCTATGGAAAGCGCTTCCCGAAAAATAGCTGAGCTATTGGACGATAGCCTTTCTTCTGAAACAGATACCAGTTCTTCCAATTTGCGGAAAAATGATTTAGAAGAGTTTGATATTGGGGAGTTTGTGTAA
- a CDS encoding DUF3408 domain-containing protein — translation MENEKRKNVTPNIDEDLMMSIMEDGVKKEGLHIPPNPPKEPEHKKSVPREPNRIKKTNNVDYEEIFFNKPDTNARDGKTVYIRPDFHEKLSRIVQVIGEDKITIYAYLDNVLDYHFQEFGKQITTSFNNKYKPIL, via the coding sequence ATGGAAAACGAGAAAAGAAAAAATGTCACACCAAATATCGACGAAGATTTGATGATGTCTATAATGGAAGATGGCGTAAAAAAAGAAGGTCTACATATTCCGCCCAATCCTCCTAAAGAACCAGAACATAAAAAATCTGTACCCAGAGAACCAAACCGAATAAAGAAAACCAATAATGTAGATTATGAGGAGATTTTTTTTAATAAACCCGACACTAATGCGCGAGATGGGAAAACTGTGTACATACGTCCCGATTTTCATGAAAAACTCTCTCGCATTGTACAGGTTATAGGTGAAGACAAGATAACCATTTACGCTTATCTGGATAATGTACTGGACTACCATTTTCAGGAGTTTGGTAAGCAGATTACAACAAGTTTTAACAACAAATATAAACCCATTTTATAA
- a CDS encoding ParA family protein, which yields MKTKHKTVFVAFSSQKGGVGKSTFTALLASTLHYRLGYNVAVFDCDFPQHSLIKMRERDITTVMGNEVFKQMAHKQFTTISKKAYPIIKHKAEGVLEAAHDFIEVSSVPIDILFFDLPGTVNTGGILKALAGMHHIFTPITADRVVMESTLIFTQLMQNVIMKKGETSIETISLFWNQVDGRERSALYEIYNNLIEDLGLSLMQSQIKNSMRFRKETEVNAKAVFRSTLLPPDVRLMKACRLELFISEFLRTIKL from the coding sequence ATGAAAACAAAACACAAAACAGTATTTGTAGCCTTTTCTTCCCAAAAGGGAGGTGTGGGCAAAAGCACCTTTACGGCACTTTTAGCAAGTACACTACATTATCGACTTGGCTATAATGTAGCCGTATTTGATTGTGATTTTCCACAGCACAGTTTAATAAAGATGCGTGAACGTGACATCACCACCGTCATGGGAAATGAGGTATTCAAACAGATGGCACACAAACAGTTTACGACCATCAGTAAGAAAGCCTATCCTATAATTAAGCATAAGGCGGAAGGGGTGCTTGAAGCAGCCCATGATTTTATTGAAGTCTCATCGGTTCCTATTGATATCCTCTTTTTTGACCTTCCCGGAACGGTAAATACTGGCGGGATACTAAAAGCTTTGGCGGGAATGCACCACATTTTTACGCCCATTACCGCGGATCGTGTAGTGATGGAAAGTACACTTATTTTTACACAGTTAATGCAAAATGTAATCATGAAAAAAGGAGAAACCTCCATAGAAACTATAAGTCTTTTTTGGAACCAAGTGGACGGACGGGAACGTTCTGCCTTATATGAAATCTATAATAATCTTATTGAAGATTTGGGACTCAGCCTGATGCAGAGCCAGATAAAGAATAGCATGCGTTTCCGTAAAGAAACCGAAGTCAATGCAAAGGCTGTATTTCGTTCTACCTTATTACCTCCCGATGTACGACTTATGAAGGCCTGCCGTTTGGAGCTGTTCATATCGGAATTTTTAAGAACCATCAAATTATAG
- the mobA gene encoding conjugal transfer protein MobA has translation MNGNNSKKRNKGGRTPKSDPSIHRHVFRLTDEENAKLLALFEASGMTNKAKFIISVLFGKEIKTVKIDKAALDYYMRLTTLYGQFRSVGVNYNQIVKLLNSNFSEKKAAAYLYKLEKQTAEMAVLCQKIIQLTAEFEAKHLKKDV, from the coding sequence ATGAACGGAAACAATAGCAAAAAACGCAATAAAGGAGGACGGACACCCAAAAGTGACCCGAGCATCCACCGCCATGTTTTTCGTCTGACGGACGAGGAAAATGCCAAGTTATTGGCGCTCTTTGAAGCATCGGGAATGACCAATAAAGCAAAATTTATCATTTCCGTACTCTTTGGAAAGGAGATTAAAACGGTCAAAATCGACAAAGCAGCTCTGGATTATTATATGCGGCTCACGACATTGTACGGTCAGTTTCGCTCCGTTGGGGTGAATTATAACCAGATTGTAAAGCTGTTGAACAGTAATTTTTCAGAAAAAAAAGCGGCTGCCTATCTCTATAAACTGGAAAAACAAACAGCAGAAATGGCAGTATTATGTCAAAAGATAATACAGTTAACAGCAGAATTTGAAGCAAAACATTTGAAAAAGGACGTTTGA
- the mobB gene encoding conjugal transfer protein MobB — MVAKIGRGSNLYGALAYNQLKVEKENGQVLLTNKIIETPNGHYSVSQLVQSFEPYLIANRNTEKTTLHISLNPDPKDDVSDDEFKLMAQQYMQEMGYAQQPYLVFKHTDIERTHIHIVSVCVDEEGKKISDKFEKRRSMKVCRELERKHGLIPATEKEHQQNDKIFRQVNYQTGNIKSQIASVIRHLPKYYQFQTLGQYNALLSLFNITAEKVEGELHGKPQQGLLYFALNDKGEKASNPFKASLFGKNAGLSMLELHFEKCKKTLKSSGAKETLKAAITIALQSVDNEKDFKKQLIQQGINVVVRRNNTGRIYGITFIDHNSKTIWNGSHLGTALTAKTFNDYWNNSIKPEAKDLNATKSRKHQQNTLEDVSIENPHKLFDFLNKDTNVFSNNDTSILEDMGGLLPIMQGEDYEELDFENQMKKKRKRKRNGK; from the coding sequence ATGGTGGCAAAAATTGGAAGAGGTAGCAATTTATATGGAGCACTGGCATACAATCAGCTCAAAGTGGAGAAGGAAAACGGACAGGTTCTGCTTACCAATAAAATCATAGAAACACCAAATGGACATTATTCAGTGTCTCAATTAGTTCAATCTTTTGAGCCATATCTGATAGCCAATCGTAATACGGAGAAAACAACTTTGCATATTTCTCTCAATCCCGACCCAAAAGATGATGTAAGTGATGATGAGTTCAAATTGATGGCGCAACAGTATATGCAGGAAATGGGTTATGCCCAGCAGCCTTATTTGGTTTTCAAACATACCGATATAGAACGTACCCATATCCATATTGTATCGGTCTGTGTGGATGAAGAAGGCAAAAAGATTTCAGATAAATTCGAAAAAAGACGATCCATGAAAGTATGCAGGGAGTTGGAAAGAAAACATGGATTGATACCGGCAACAGAGAAAGAGCATCAACAAAATGACAAGATCTTCCGTCAAGTGAATTATCAAACAGGCAATATTAAAAGCCAGATTGCTTCTGTGATTCGACATTTGCCTAAGTATTACCAATTCCAGACTTTGGGACAGTACAATGCCTTGCTGTCCCTTTTTAATATTACTGCTGAAAAAGTGGAAGGTGAACTACATGGAAAACCTCAACAGGGGCTTTTATACTTTGCACTTAACGACAAAGGCGAAAAAGCTAGCAATCCTTTCAAAGCATCTTTGTTTGGAAAAAATGCAGGGCTTTCGATGTTGGAGTTGCATTTCGAAAAATGCAAAAAAACTTTAAAAAGCAGCGGTGCAAAAGAGACTCTTAAAGCTGCCATTACGATTGCCTTGCAATCTGTAGACAACGAAAAAGATTTTAAAAAACAATTAATACAGCAGGGAATTAATGTGGTTGTCCGAAGAAATAATACTGGGCGTATTTATGGTATTACGTTTATTGACCATAATTCCAAGACCATTTGGAACGGTTCGCACTTGGGGACTGCTCTTACTGCTAAAACCTTTAATGACTACTGGAACAATAGTATCAAGCCAGAAGCAAAAGACCTTAATGCGACTAAATCTAGGAAACATCAACAAAACACATTGGAAGATGTATCTATTGAAAATCCACATAAACTATTTGATTTTCTGAATAAAGATACTAATGTTTTCAGCAATAATGATACCAGTATTTTAGAAGACATGGGTGGATTATTACCTATTATGCAGGGCGAAGATTATGAAGAACTAGATTTTGAAAATCAAATGAAAAAGAAAAGAAAACGAAAAAGGAATGGGAAATAA